GATCTGGAGCAGGATCAGGAGACCGATCAGGAATCGACCCCGATTCAACTGGCGCGCGCCAATGACGTGCTGCCCGGCGAGATCCATCTGCTCCCCGTCGCCTCGCGTCCCTTCTTTCCCGGTCAGGCGGTGCCGCTGATGATGTCGGCCGAACCCTGGGCGCCGACCATGAAGGCGGTAGCCAAGACCGATCACAAGATCCTCGGCGTGGTGCTGGTCGACAGTGAGACCTCGGAAGAGGCGACCACCGAGAGCTTCAGACAGATCGGCACCGCCTGCCGGGTGCATCGCATCCATCAGCAGGACGGGCATCTGCAAGTGCTGGTCGAGTGTCTTCAGCGATTCAAGATCGAGGGCTGGGTGCATCCGGAGACGCCGTTCCGCGCCCGCGTGACCTATCTGCCCGAGCCGGAAGGACCGCCCAACGGCGAGGTCAAGGCCTATGCGATGGCGGTCATCAACACCATCAAGGAGCTGCTGCCGCTCAATCCGCTCTATGTCGAGGAGCTGCGCATGTTCCTCGACCGATTCGGCCCCGACGATCCCTCGCATCTGGCCGATTTCGCGGCGAGTCTGACCACCTCGACCAAGGATCAGCTCCAGGAAGTCCTGGAGATCCTGCCGCTTCTGCAACGCATGGAAAAGGTGCTGGTCCTGCTCAACAACGAGCTGGAACTGGCCCGCGCCCAGCAGAAGATCCGGCGCACGGTCGAAGAGAAGATGCACAAGCAGCAGCGCGAGTTCTTCCTGCGCGAGCAGCTCAAGGCGATCCAGAAGGAGCTGGGCATCGCCAAGGACGACCGCACCGCCGAGATCGACAAGTTCCGCGAACGGCTCGAAAAGCTCACCCTGACCGAGCAGGCCCAGAAGCGCGTCGACGAGGAACTCGACAAGCTCGGGATGCTGGAGACCGGTTCGCCCGAGTATGCCGTCACCCGCAACTATCTGGACTGGATCACGCTTCTGCCCTGGGGCAAGCATTCCGACGATATCCTCAACCTCAAGCGCGCGCGGCGCATCCTCGACCGCGATCACTACGGCCTGGAGGACGTCAAGGAACGCATCCTCGAATTCCTCGCCGTCGGCATCCACAAGGGCGAGATCTCCGGCTCCATCATCCTGCTGGTCGGCCCGCCCGGCGTGGGCAAGACCTCGATCGGACACTCGATCGCCGACGCGCTCGGACGGCGTTTCTATCGCTTCTCGGTCGGCGGCATCCGCGACGAGGCCGAGATCAAGGGGCATCGTCGCACCTATATCGGCGCCATGCCGGGCAAGTTCCTGCAAGCCATGAAGGAGGCCGAGACCTCCAACCCGGTGATCCTGCTCGACGAGATCGACAAGATCGGCGCCTCCTACCACGGCGACCCTGCCTCGGCGCTGCTCGAAGTGCTCGACCCGGAGCAGAACACCGACTTCCTCGACCATTACCTGGATCTGCGTTTCGACCTGTCCAAGGCGCTGTTCGTCTGCACCGCCAATCAGCTCGACACCATTCCGGGACCGCTGCTCGACCGCATGGAGGTCATCAAGCTCTCGGGCTACATCGCCGAGGAGAAGCTCCAGATCGCCAAAAAATATCTGCTGCCGCGCCAGATCGAGCGCGCCGGAATCGGCAAGAAGGCGGTCAAG
The sequence above is drawn from the Allochromatium vinosum DSM 180 genome and encodes:
- the lon gene encoding endopeptidase La, whose protein sequence is MSDEDQVTNAEHDETLESSANQDLEQDQETDQESTPIQLARANDVLPGEIHLLPVASRPFFPGQAVPLMMSAEPWAPTMKAVAKTDHKILGVVLVDSETSEEATTESFRQIGTACRVHRIHQQDGHLQVLVECLQRFKIEGWVHPETPFRARVTYLPEPEGPPNGEVKAYAMAVINTIKELLPLNPLYVEELRMFLDRFGPDDPSHLADFAASLTTSTKDQLQEVLEILPLLQRMEKVLVLLNNELELARAQQKIRRTVEEKMHKQQREFFLREQLKAIQKELGIAKDDRTAEIDKFRERLEKLTLTEQAQKRVDEELDKLGMLETGSPEYAVTRNYLDWITLLPWGKHSDDILNLKRARRILDRDHYGLEDVKERILEFLAVGIHKGEISGSIILLVGPPGVGKTSIGHSIADALGRRFYRFSVGGIRDEAEIKGHRRTYIGAMPGKFLQAMKEAETSNPVILLDEIDKIGASYHGDPASALLEVLDPEQNTDFLDHYLDLRFDLSKALFVCTANQLDTIPGPLLDRMEVIKLSGYIAEEKLQIAKKYLLPRQIERAGIGKKAVKLDSATLRALIERYARDAGVRRLEKQLGKIVRKVAVRMLEGEETPIRVREQDLKGYLGSPVFRDERKLSGPGVVTGLAWTAMGGATLSIEAAHTHSFTRGFKLTGQLGDVMKESAEIAYGYVVSHAQDFGVDPAFFEKSFIHVHVPAGATPKDGPSAGITLASALLSLARNQPVRRIAMTGEITLTGEVFPVGGIREKLIAARRAGIKEIILPADNQGDFEEVPEHVRKGLEVHFASRFEDVLPWLFKR